From Aurantiacibacter atlanticus, a single genomic window includes:
- a CDS encoding efflux RND transporter permease subunit gives MTSWRDMIPVPLAAPETKELRAARFRVIAACLVFAVALLFLGELRQLIGSAALPGLAAAFTFMAVQGWAWARLKNAADDAWLFRETDDVA, from the coding sequence GTGACGTCCTGGCGCGACATGATCCCGGTTCCGCTGGCCGCTCCGGAAACCAAGGAGCTGCGGGCTGCGCGCTTCCGCGTCATCGCAGCCTGCCTGGTTTTCGCGGTCGCACTTCTGTTCCTTGGCGAGCTTCGCCAGCTGATCGGGTCCGCCGCTCTCCCGGGCCTGGCCGCGGCCTTTACCTTCATGGCCGTTCAGGGCTGGGCATGGGCCAGGCTGAAGAACGCCGCGGATGATGCGTGGCTCTTCAGGGAGACCGACGATGTTGCGTAG
- the traF gene encoding conjugal transfer protein TraF, producing the protein MNNLALLSLAAVVAAATAPGLAQTVDPASQRDAFYCDERKLGSWFYCNSEKVKREAKEREQQPAQTVPAVERMAAITKQLDELKALAILEPTSENIVNYIRFQREQLDRASTFADTWSRSIWQNPELDYTLERPVGTLAKQTWLTDRRDQREGSMQALTQRYGVFYFYSSSCSACGTFSPVMRALSDNYGLEVLAVSMDGGPNELFPNYVIDSGQYQRMGLQGGTVPAIVLFDTQTTQPIPIGYGVMAADEVMQRIFYLTQIEPGSDY; encoded by the coding sequence ATGAACAACCTCGCTTTGCTCAGCCTTGCGGCAGTAGTCGCCGCAGCCACGGCCCCCGGCTTGGCGCAGACGGTGGATCCGGCGTCCCAGCGCGATGCCTTCTACTGCGACGAGCGCAAGCTTGGATCGTGGTTCTACTGCAATTCCGAGAAGGTGAAGCGCGAGGCGAAGGAGAGGGAGCAACAGCCCGCCCAAACCGTACCCGCCGTGGAGCGAATGGCGGCGATCACCAAGCAGCTCGACGAGCTCAAGGCGCTCGCAATCCTCGAACCAACCTCCGAGAACATCGTCAACTACATCCGCTTCCAGCGTGAGCAGCTCGATCGTGCGTCGACCTTCGCCGATACGTGGAGCAGGTCGATCTGGCAGAACCCCGAGCTCGACTACACACTCGAACGGCCAGTGGGCACCTTGGCCAAGCAGACGTGGCTCACGGACCGCCGCGACCAGCGCGAGGGATCAATGCAGGCGCTCACGCAGCGCTACGGCGTCTTCTACTTCTACTCTTCGAGCTGCTCGGCGTGCGGGACGTTCTCGCCGGTCATGCGCGCGTTGTCCGACAACTACGGCCTCGAAGTGCTGGCTGTATCAATGGACGGCGGTCCGAATGAGCTCTTCCCGAACTACGTGATCGACAGCGGACAGTACCAGCGAATGGGGCTCCAGGGAGGCACCGTGCCGGCGATCGTCCTGTTCGACACGCAAACCACGCAGCCGATCCCGATCGGCTACGGCGTCATGGCGGCCGACGAAGTCATGCAGCGCATCTTCTACCTCACGCAGATCGAGCCAGGGAGCGATTACTGA
- a CDS encoding TrbI F-type domain-containing protein produces the protein MTDLFENADRAATAEVRRPKTVAAKRAFAGLSPREIVLLAAAAAIFIWGAWVTKNLVSDDGGRQEFVQLQLQGIIGEYLQAQARSSSDEQTAAQETAVFMAALDRTVAGLSKSGKVVLVHEAVIGGAIPDVTQSVKAAVYAKVPRPQIAQASIDMQQTQDARVEQEMQAFMAANGGGQGGVQQ, from the coding sequence ATGACTGATCTGTTCGAGAATGCCGATCGTGCGGCGACCGCCGAAGTTCGCAGGCCCAAGACAGTGGCTGCCAAACGTGCCTTTGCGGGTCTTTCACCCCGGGAGATCGTGCTGCTCGCTGCCGCCGCCGCCATCTTCATCTGGGGAGCCTGGGTCACCAAGAACCTCGTCTCTGACGATGGGGGACGCCAGGAGTTCGTGCAGCTTCAGCTGCAAGGCATCATCGGCGAATATCTGCAGGCCCAGGCTCGATCGAGTTCCGACGAGCAGACCGCCGCCCAGGAAACGGCCGTTTTCATGGCCGCACTCGATCGGACCGTCGCTGGCTTGTCGAAGAGCGGGAAGGTCGTTCTCGTCCACGAGGCGGTGATTGGCGGCGCGATCCCGGACGTCACCCAGAGCGTAAAGGCGGCTGTCTACGCGAAGGTGCCGCGCCCGCAAATCGCCCAGGCATCGATCGACATGCAACAAACACAAGACGCGCGTGTCGAGCAGGAAATGCAGGCGTTCATGGCCGCGAACGGGGGAGGGCAGGGCGGTGTTCAACAATAG
- the traU gene encoding conjugal transfer pilus assembly protein TraU, whose protein sequence is MLRRWLAVVAALAALALAAPASAQGLPSGPGRCSGSFVNPITDVCWGCMFPLSLGSLKIWPSSRADTKNPDLPICACGTPVPRVGLAMGFWEPVRLVDVSTKPWCFPNLGGIKLDPGFPIGNGYASNSSQIGGKSQNTAKYHVHYYIYPLLYWLEVVTDFLCLEASSFDIAYMSEIDPLWQDDELTTLLNPEAALFTSPIAQAACSADCIASTSKLPIDELFWCSGCQGPMYPMNGNIGANVGIKQSARLAAERMIYKMHRQGLAWGTSGSKALCSKYIMPILKKSQYRLQQVNPTPMVSGRESCSPIGATTILPKSGQVYPVKGEDVGFLLWRKRNCCVL, encoded by the coding sequence ATGTTGCGTAGGTGGCTTGCCGTTGTTGCGGCGCTTGCCGCCCTTGCTCTCGCTGCGCCGGCGTCCGCCCAAGGGCTCCCTTCCGGCCCGGGACGTTGTTCCGGATCGTTCGTCAATCCGATCACGGATGTGTGCTGGGGCTGCATGTTTCCACTTTCGCTCGGATCGCTCAAGATTTGGCCGTCCTCGCGCGCCGATACCAAGAATCCGGATCTGCCGATCTGCGCGTGCGGAACGCCCGTGCCGCGCGTCGGGCTTGCGATGGGATTCTGGGAACCCGTGCGCCTTGTCGATGTCTCGACAAAACCGTGGTGCTTTCCAAATCTCGGAGGCATCAAGCTCGACCCGGGCTTCCCGATCGGTAACGGCTATGCGTCGAACTCTTCGCAAATCGGAGGAAAATCGCAGAACACCGCCAAATATCACGTCCATTATTACATCTATCCGCTTCTCTATTGGCTGGAGGTCGTAACCGACTTCCTTTGCCTTGAGGCGAGCTCCTTCGACATTGCCTATATGAGCGAGATCGATCCGCTCTGGCAGGACGACGAGCTGACGACGCTGTTAAACCCGGAAGCGGCGCTCTTCACCTCGCCGATCGCTCAGGCCGCTTGTTCGGCCGACTGTATCGCTTCGACTTCGAAACTGCCGATAGACGAACTGTTCTGGTGCTCGGGGTGCCAAGGGCCGATGTATCCGATGAACGGCAACATCGGAGCGAATGTCGGCATCAAGCAGTCGGCTCGGCTCGCCGCCGAACGGATGATCTACAAGATGCATCGCCAGGGTCTGGCGTGGGGGACCAGCGGCTCGAAAGCCCTCTGCTCGAAGTACATCATGCCGATCCTGAAGAAGAGCCAGTATCGCCTTCAACAGGTCAATCCGACGCCGATGGTCAGCGGACGAGAAAGCTGCTCGCCGATCGGCGCGACCACCATCCTGCCCAAGTCCGGACAGGTTTACCCGGTCAAGGGAGAGGACGTGGGTTTCCTCCTTTGGCGCAAGCGCAATTGCTGCGTGCTGTAG
- the traW gene encoding type-F conjugative transfer system protein TraW: MLTAQAQDHGQMGQTWPVIEPDLLSVIKARLDHAQATGKLDEMNQQFAAKVKDRVMRPVPVPGMARAEETRSWEFDPAIVVENDIRDHQGNLIAARGQRVNPLATSGLSKKLVFVDGDDPAEVEWALGHGPDERAKIIFVDGSPFESMRTHQRRFYFDQEGKLSSHFGITRTPALVEAKGDLLLITEQAIPRRQS, encoded by the coding sequence ATGCTGACTGCGCAGGCGCAGGATCATGGCCAGATGGGTCAGACCTGGCCCGTCATCGAGCCCGACCTCCTGTCCGTCATCAAGGCGCGTCTCGATCATGCGCAGGCGACCGGCAAGCTCGACGAGATGAACCAGCAGTTCGCCGCGAAAGTGAAGGATCGCGTCATGCGTCCGGTTCCCGTTCCGGGAATGGCGCGTGCCGAAGAGACGCGTTCGTGGGAATTCGATCCCGCGATCGTCGTCGAGAACGACATTCGCGACCACCAGGGCAATCTGATCGCGGCGCGTGGTCAGCGGGTCAATCCGCTCGCGACTTCGGGGCTATCCAAGAAGCTCGTCTTCGTGGACGGCGACGATCCCGCCGAGGTTGAATGGGCGCTCGGACACGGACCCGATGAACGCGCCAAGATCATTTTCGTCGACGGTTCGCCCTTCGAATCCATGAGGACCCATCAACGCCGGTTCTACTTCGACCAGGAGGGCAAGCTCTCCAGTCATTTCGGCATCACCCGCACGCCCGCGCTCGTCGAGGCGAAGGGCGATCTCCTGCTGATTACCGAACAAGCTATCCCCCGGAGGCAATCGTGA
- the trbC gene encoding type-F conjugative transfer system pilin assembly protein TrbC, translating into MNRKIAISLAGFSLIGCVTAVFAQSTDGFDPQAIEARAGEFQEDAQALFDYVTSNGEEHREEAQKVVEGGYASIEGLDVSDIAAGDGPFDFDEMVAGAKAGMANPEGAPLFIAFASLSMPEEALARMIEDTTKAGGVVVFRGFSAGNPQAFITGIRNVVDQAGASNVAIEPRLFRSFQVDHVPTYVALSSDFEPCDQLDCVTAPPPHDRIAGNVSVGYVLETFAGTNGPGAPVSRVALANYRSAQ; encoded by the coding sequence ATGAACCGCAAGATCGCTATCTCGCTCGCCGGTTTCAGCCTCATCGGCTGCGTGACGGCCGTCTTCGCCCAAAGCACGGACGGTTTCGATCCCCAAGCAATCGAAGCACGCGCTGGGGAGTTCCAAGAAGATGCCCAAGCACTCTTCGACTACGTGACCTCCAATGGCGAGGAGCACCGGGAAGAGGCGCAGAAGGTCGTCGAGGGTGGTTACGCCTCGATCGAAGGGCTCGACGTGTCCGATATCGCTGCCGGTGATGGCCCCTTCGACTTCGACGAAATGGTCGCTGGCGCCAAGGCGGGCATGGCCAACCCCGAGGGTGCGCCGTTGTTTATCGCGTTCGCCAGCCTTTCGATGCCCGAAGAAGCGCTGGCGAGAATGATCGAGGACACGACGAAGGCCGGCGGCGTCGTCGTGTTCAGAGGCTTCTCGGCCGGGAATCCGCAAGCGTTCATCACCGGCATCCGTAACGTCGTCGACCAGGCAGGCGCGAGCAACGTCGCGATCGAACCGCGGCTGTTCCGGTCTTTTCAGGTCGATCATGTTCCGACCTATGTCGCGCTTTCGAGCGACTTCGAGCCTTGCGACCAGCTTGACTGTGTGACTGCGCCGCCGCCTCATGACCGGATCGCGGGCAATGTCAGCGTCGGCTATGTGCTGGAGACCTTCGCGGGCACCAACGGCCCTGGCGCTCCGGTCTCGCGGGTTGCGCTCGCCAATTACAGGTCTGCGCAGTGA
- a CDS encoding S26 family signal peptidase, protein MFNNRAKRLSTKGKLLAIAALFGIGTAVTSLQQWSETHAFMINATDSLPNWAFLVESGRFPDRGDYVIFHPGHDPVTQKYFGEEPGAFAKIAFGLPGDVVTREGRDVLVNGERIASTKPLTKRGDALTEGPLGVVPEGCVFAATHHKDGFDSRYSHIGFVCRDRLVGTGVAIL, encoded by the coding sequence GTGTTCAACAATAGAGCCAAGCGGCTGTCGACCAAGGGCAAGCTACTCGCGATCGCCGCGCTTTTCGGCATCGGAACCGCGGTGACGTCCCTGCAGCAATGGAGCGAGACCCATGCTTTCATGATTAACGCAACGGATTCGCTGCCGAACTGGGCGTTCCTTGTCGAAAGTGGCCGCTTTCCCGACCGCGGGGATTACGTGATATTCCACCCGGGCCATGATCCGGTCACCCAGAAGTATTTCGGCGAAGAGCCTGGCGCCTTCGCCAAGATCGCCTTCGGTCTGCCCGGCGATGTCGTGACCCGCGAAGGCCGTGACGTGCTGGTCAATGGCGAGCGCATCGCATCGACCAAGCCGCTCACGAAGCGCGGTGATGCGCTCACCGAAGGACCTCTCGGCGTCGTTCCGGAAGGCTGCGTGTTCGCGGCCACTCACCACAAGGATGGCTTCGACAGCCGCTATTCGCACATCGGCTTCGTGTGCCGCGACCGCCTCGTTGGAACGGGAGTGGCGATCCTGTGA
- a CDS encoding conjugal transfer protein TraN, translated as MNIRGLALACAGLVATGQLAHAQMTSSDARAEGEAIGEGVRDATNGSILADGSEANVPTYAGTDFPSLDYADDAVGLTTAGEAQRYQEDYRVVIDPYRKVVDPATIDLSAASAIESDPDAYLGPGASPGGSSGSCNPLPPGGGGSTTYLESCNQGSQPFDEARTCRALLTIQTQGSRYWEYTCDEGFDRDVNLGARQCAAIQGQLDAGGCQEINRVRIGQGCLQWYDNGRTRYCSEPGDPIYRLTYSCPAQTAVSGGIERNKISIVSESVDETQCEATIGGATCSLQSETCTAPNETRVIDGLPVTRPCWEWSRTYQCQGLLPANDCAALEARPECSLSHDECLSYDANGITCNVYDRWFQCTTPDTGAPPPPAYVCAGDLYCINGECTSVTREASTEFKDAMVAMNVMGELRDEFDPNQLKIFSGENLKCTKKVFGLSNCCSGKGVPLLTPWLCNSQDRDVDKKDDAGLCHYVGTYCSDKILGVCVTRKQSYCCYGSKLVRILNEQGKAQLGMRWGKAKEPDCEGFLIAQFQQLDLSRMDFREVYAEFVDAAKLPDEIEMSIQIQTKIEGYYKLNGGS; from the coding sequence GTGAACATTCGCGGCCTCGCTCTTGCTTGTGCCGGTCTCGTGGCGACGGGTCAGCTTGCCCACGCGCAGATGACGTCGTCCGATGCCCGCGCCGAGGGCGAGGCAATCGGGGAAGGCGTCCGCGACGCAACGAACGGATCCATCCTCGCCGATGGTTCGGAAGCGAATGTCCCTACATACGCAGGGACTGATTTCCCGTCTCTCGATTATGCGGACGATGCGGTCGGTTTGACGACGGCAGGCGAAGCGCAGCGTTATCAGGAGGACTATCGTGTCGTCATCGATCCGTACCGCAAGGTTGTCGATCCTGCGACGATCGATCTCTCCGCGGCATCCGCCATCGAAAGCGATCCCGACGCCTATCTCGGTCCCGGCGCTAGCCCGGGTGGATCGAGCGGTTCATGCAATCCACTGCCTCCCGGGGGCGGTGGCTCGACCACCTATCTCGAGAGTTGCAACCAGGGTTCGCAGCCTTTCGACGAAGCGCGGACGTGCAGGGCTCTCCTGACAATTCAGACACAGGGTTCCCGGTATTGGGAGTACACCTGCGATGAGGGGTTCGACAGGGATGTCAATCTAGGCGCGCGGCAATGCGCCGCCATTCAAGGCCAGCTCGATGCCGGCGGTTGTCAGGAGATCAACCGGGTCCGGATAGGCCAAGGGTGCCTTCAGTGGTACGACAATGGACGCACTCGCTACTGCTCCGAACCCGGCGACCCAATTTACCGTCTGACCTATTCTTGCCCCGCGCAAACTGCGGTCTCCGGCGGCATTGAGCGGAACAAGATTTCGATTGTCAGCGAGTCCGTCGACGAAACACAATGCGAAGCCACGATCGGTGGAGCGACGTGCTCGCTCCAAAGCGAGACCTGCACGGCTCCCAACGAGACGCGCGTCATCGATGGCTTGCCCGTAACCCGCCCGTGCTGGGAGTGGAGCCGCACGTATCAGTGCCAGGGTTTGCTTCCGGCGAACGACTGTGCTGCGCTCGAGGCACGTCCGGAATGCTCACTCAGCCATGACGAATGTCTGAGCTACGACGCCAATGGCATCACCTGCAACGTCTATGATCGCTGGTTCCAGTGCACGACACCGGACACGGGCGCGCCTCCGCCGCCTGCCTACGTTTGCGCGGGCGATCTCTACTGCATCAACGGCGAATGTACGAGCGTCACACGCGAGGCATCGACCGAGTTCAAGGATGCAATGGTGGCGATGAACGTCATGGGCGAGCTTCGTGACGAGTTCGATCCAAACCAGCTGAAGATCTTCAGCGGCGAGAACCTCAAATGCACGAAGAAGGTGTTCGGGCTGTCCAATTGCTGCAGCGGGAAGGGCGTTCCCCTTCTCACGCCGTGGCTCTGCAACAGCCAGGATCGGGACGTCGACAAGAAGGATGACGCCGGGCTCTGCCATTATGTCGGCACCTACTGCTCGGACAAGATCCTCGGCGTCTGCGTGACGCGCAAGCAATCTTACTGCTGCTACGGGAGCAAGCTGGTCCGCATCCTCAACGAGCAAGGCAAGGCCCAGCTCGGGATGCGATGGGGCAAGGCCAAGGAGCCCGACTGCGAGGGTTTCCTCATTGCCCAGTTCCAGCAGCTCGACCTCAGCCGGATGGATTTCCGCGAGGTTTACGCCGAGTTCGTCGATGCGGCCAAGCTGCCCGACGAGATCGAAATGTCGATCCAGATCCAGACCAAGATCGAAGGCTACTACAAGCTGAATGGGGGGAGTTGA
- the traC gene encoding type IV secretion system protein TraC encodes MMRAFSNIVDLVVGDSRKPEQKSNPPQVPMLSHYLGYRSYDEDKRVFHQVRSKGFILELAPLVGANDRVNDIISSLFSDILLPGTKFSVTNYSSPRVAEKLQDWALPRFSASGVFQTLARHRLDKLRNGAWSTLASDGPFFVRNYRVVMSVGVSQGSGLTTDDLVTMRDGTISALESIDVPIKQFEPTDLIRFFDEILAPSTGAGDEVPGYNRFDPINEQCVRRDLVTHVEKDRLILHAQSLRPTGASVEGVPEMKDFVPERFDIRTMAVRNFPDRWAPWDTQKIIGDIFNPKLNLPCPVLQTVCGVIPGQESSESKAGYKFARTSSLAEGKGVKLVPKLRTEAAEWQFIQDRVKQGEKLVSCYYAVSILAPKGRGEPCERTLKALYKASGWDLIDETHIQLPAFMAHFPLMLADGLDSDYKRMKRLRTMRSTNVAAIAPIQGEYVGGNIPHLLFIGRRGQPQFWSPFQNGAGNHNVAIAGKSGSGKSVLLQDLTASFAGVGAKTIVIDDGRSFEHMAKALGGTFTEFKLSSGISINPFRMIDQELAQGDDDYLVDCLAMLKSIISQMARNETRLNDTERGLIDQAVNAVWEAEGRDGTVDHIIEALKQPEHPFAYDLATSLLPFASTGTFGRFFLGDANLDLSADLTVFELSDLATREELRGVVLTSVMFIASQVMRRMDRSIPKPLIIDEAWQMLEGGAMADFVETYSRTCRKYGGSLITATQSIHDYYKSEGSRAALENSDWFLILQQKGETISDFRNSDRFEMDNMTEALLRSLKRNGVDYSDVFIRGPDTESIGRLVLDRYSATLYSSSPDVFADIEDYVHRGFPMHDAIEAVAFPESHHMLEAAE; translated from the coding sequence ATGATGAGAGCATTCAGCAACATCGTGGACCTGGTGGTCGGCGACAGCCGGAAACCCGAGCAGAAGTCGAACCCGCCGCAGGTGCCGATGCTGTCGCATTACCTTGGCTATCGCTCCTACGACGAAGACAAGCGGGTCTTCCACCAGGTCCGCTCGAAAGGCTTCATCCTCGAGCTTGCGCCGCTGGTCGGGGCCAATGATCGCGTCAACGACATCATAAGTTCGCTGTTCTCGGATATCCTCCTGCCCGGGACCAAATTCAGCGTAACCAATTATTCCTCTCCGCGCGTCGCGGAGAAGCTGCAGGACTGGGCGCTACCGCGCTTTAGCGCCTCGGGCGTCTTTCAGACCCTTGCCCGACATCGTCTCGACAAGCTCCGCAACGGCGCGTGGTCGACTCTCGCGAGCGACGGCCCCTTCTTCGTCCGCAATTACCGTGTCGTCATGTCGGTCGGCGTCAGTCAGGGCTCCGGGCTGACGACCGATGATCTGGTGACGATGCGCGACGGAACCATTTCGGCGCTGGAATCGATCGACGTTCCAATCAAGCAATTCGAGCCCACCGATCTGATCCGCTTTTTCGACGAGATCCTGGCTCCATCGACCGGAGCTGGAGACGAGGTTCCGGGGTACAACCGGTTCGACCCAATCAACGAACAATGCGTCCGCCGCGATCTCGTCACCCATGTCGAGAAAGATCGTCTTATCCTTCATGCGCAGTCGCTCCGCCCAACGGGTGCCTCTGTCGAGGGCGTGCCGGAGATGAAGGATTTCGTTCCCGAGCGCTTCGACATCCGGACGATGGCGGTACGCAATTTCCCCGATCGCTGGGCTCCGTGGGACACGCAGAAGATCATCGGCGATATCTTCAATCCCAAGCTGAACTTGCCGTGCCCGGTCCTCCAGACCGTGTGCGGGGTCATCCCCGGGCAGGAGTCTTCGGAAAGCAAGGCGGGATACAAGTTCGCGCGCACGAGCTCGCTGGCGGAGGGAAAGGGCGTCAAGCTCGTCCCGAAGCTTCGCACAGAGGCCGCCGAATGGCAGTTCATCCAAGACCGTGTGAAGCAGGGCGAAAAGCTGGTCTCATGCTATTATGCGGTTTCGATCCTCGCGCCCAAGGGACGTGGCGAGCCCTGCGAGCGAACGCTCAAGGCGCTCTACAAGGCGAGCGGGTGGGACCTGATCGACGAGACCCATATCCAGCTGCCCGCCTTCATGGCCCATTTCCCGCTCATGCTCGCGGACGGGCTCGATTCCGATTACAAGCGCATGAAGCGGCTGCGCACCATGCGCTCCACGAACGTCGCGGCCATCGCACCGATCCAGGGTGAATATGTAGGCGGCAACATTCCGCATCTGCTGTTCATCGGGCGCCGGGGGCAACCGCAATTCTGGTCGCCGTTCCAGAACGGTGCCGGCAACCACAACGTGGCAATCGCGGGCAAGTCGGGTTCGGGGAAATCGGTCCTCCTTCAGGATCTGACGGCGAGCTTCGCCGGCGTCGGCGCGAAGACGATCGTGATCGATGACGGTCGCAGTTTCGAGCACATGGCGAAGGCGCTCGGCGGCACCTTTACCGAATTCAAGCTCTCTTCGGGCATTTCGATCAACCCCTTCCGGATGATCGACCAAGAGCTGGCCCAGGGCGACGACGACTATCTGGTCGACTGCCTCGCCATGTTGAAGTCGATCATTTCGCAGATGGCGCGAAACGAGACCCGACTGAACGACACCGAGCGCGGGCTCATCGACCAGGCCGTCAACGCCGTCTGGGAAGCAGAGGGTCGCGATGGAACGGTGGACCACATCATCGAGGCGCTCAAGCAGCCCGAACATCCCTTCGCCTACGATCTTGCGACCTCGTTGCTGCCGTTCGCCTCGACCGGGACATTCGGTCGCTTCTTCCTCGGCGATGCCAATCTGGACCTGTCGGCCGACCTCACCGTCTTCGAGCTTTCCGATCTGGCGACGCGCGAGGAGTTGCGCGGCGTGGTGCTGACATCCGTGATGTTCATCGCTTCGCAGGTGATGCGCCGGATGGACCGCTCGATCCCCAAGCCGCTTATCATCGATGAGGCCTGGCAGATGCTGGAGGGCGGGGCGATGGCAGACTTCGTCGAGACCTATTCGCGCACCTGCCGCAAATATGGCGGTTCGCTCATCACGGCGACGCAATCGATCCACGATTACTACAAGTCGGAGGGGTCGCGCGCCGCGCTCGAGAACTCCGACTGGTTCCTCATCCTTCAGCAGAAGGGCGAGACGATCTCGGACTTTCGCAATTCGGATCGCTTCGAGATGGACAACATGACCGAGGCGCTCTTGCGGTCCTTGAAGCGCAACGGCGTGGACTACTCGGACGTGTTCATCCGCGGGCCCGACACCGAGAGCATCGGGCGGCTCGTCCTCGATCGCTATTCGGCGACCCTCTACTCCTCGAGCCCCGACGTCTTCGCCGACATCGAGGATTACGTCCATCGTGGCTTCCCGATGCACGATGCGATCGAGGCGGTAGCCTTTCCCGAAAGCCATCATATGCTGGAGGCCGCGGAATGA
- a CDS encoding DsbC family protein, whose translation MLKNLTLKRLMHGDHKAGLVRTVQAVGILGAGGVLALGAQALAQSSSDAAVQQALAERLPKTEITAIDCEKIEGVCEVQARQNLFYIDHGARYLIIGRVYDMETKQDLTAARLLEMNPDMLIGGGGGESATASADMQAPAAGDATGGSIDDQIDPRALAALPQNGAVVMGRGTKTVTVFSDFRCGYCKRLHETLETLNVKVVERPISVLGTRPISEAVICSPDKRRAVNQAYDGGSITTGSECDTSGLDANEAFARQHGFNGTPVIVREDGAVVHGYRPREFLESWIQGSAS comes from the coding sequence ATGCTGAAGAATTTGACCCTCAAGCGGCTCATGCACGGCGATCATAAAGCCGGTCTCGTCCGGACTGTTCAAGCAGTCGGGATCCTTGGCGCGGGAGGCGTTCTTGCCCTTGGAGCCCAGGCTCTCGCGCAGAGTTCCTCGGACGCTGCGGTGCAACAGGCTCTCGCCGAACGCCTGCCCAAGACCGAGATCACCGCGATCGACTGCGAGAAGATCGAGGGCGTATGCGAGGTGCAGGCTCGGCAGAACCTCTTCTACATCGATCACGGCGCTCGCTATCTCATTATCGGCCGCGTCTACGACATGGAGACCAAGCAGGATCTGACGGCGGCGCGGCTGCTCGAGATGAACCCCGACATGCTGATTGGGGGAGGCGGCGGAGAATCGGCAACGGCCAGCGCCGACATGCAAGCGCCCGCCGCAGGCGATGCCACGGGCGGCTCGATCGACGATCAGATCGACCCTCGCGCGCTGGCTGCGTTGCCGCAGAACGGCGCGGTCGTGATGGGCCGGGGGACAAAGACGGTCACCGTCTTCAGCGACTTCCGCTGTGGCTATTGCAAGCGGCTTCATGAGACCCTCGAGACGCTCAACGTGAAGGTCGTCGAGCGCCCAATCTCGGTGCTCGGCACACGCCCGATTTCCGAAGCCGTGATCTGCTCTCCCGACAAGCGCCGGGCCGTGAATCAGGCGTATGATGGCGGGTCGATCACCACCGGATCGGAATGCGACACGTCGGGGCTCGATGCCAACGAAGCTTTCGCGCGCCAGCATGGCTTCAATGGAACCCCCGTAATCGTCCGCGAGGATGGTGCCGTCGTTCACGGCTACCGCCCCCGCGAATTCCTCGAAAGCTGGATCCAAGGGAGTGCATCGTGA